The Patagioenas fasciata isolate bPatFas1 chromosome 3, bPatFas1.hap1, whole genome shotgun sequence genome contains a region encoding:
- the LOC136099627 gene encoding LOW QUALITY PROTEIN: elongin-A-like (The sequence of the model RefSeq protein was modified relative to this genomic sequence to represent the inferred CDS: inserted 1 base in 1 codon) codes for MARRALLQKGSAXGRPIGAMAEGRSAARRVLELKERLSCAQDTAQIIETLKVLQDLDISLDILVETGIGKTVNSFRKHATAGNIAKTLVKQWKKLISPENKSGQRGRKQNTEKDRTKSSVSKEIKPSDESKAPVLASRSSSSAPISKKLNKHHTCSEKTKQSRDSESQKEGDNKEHTRSGSKHAAQGTNPQAKESDFKDRTSIGSKKVSEKQHSSVTKKDSQPLKERPSKDASRQGNPEHGKKPKQEIVIKSKAKLSSDEELEPPTMSFEYYLNYDQVTKNRKRKACSAGERPKRSSGQMKCSLPQKTSRFSLAKEGEEDLRSEGDQSETPNKKTKVASLQDLLNTPLPKFLTGISISSPPYAADFKAVVEPVAEAPQQVSEMVQFTGRRLNSKMQVYSGSKTVCLSKMLTLYEQCIRVLQNNIDSLHEVGGVPFEILEPVLTRCKPEQLFRIEECNPTFIEESDDLWKKHCQRDFKNESLLEYESWREMYLRLFNQREEKLKILTKNIISAQSEKPKGRQVKMAYMTSAAKPPRNIRRQQEIHGTAGPLSQLHPIEKCRRSRIPESGDRNNTSSNPVCASNSSSSSSSTVTQDGKKPIKKIAPIMKKTLKTLKSRAGRR; via the exons ATGGCGCGGAGGGCGCTCCTACAAAAGGGGAGCG GAGGCCGGCCGATAGGTGCCATGGctgaggggcggagcgctgcgcGGAGGGTACTGGAGCTGAAGGAGCGGCTGAGCTGCGCGCAGGACACCGCGCAG ATTATAGAAACACTTAAGGTACTGCAGGATTTGGATATATCACTGGATATTCTAGTG GAAACTGGCATAGGCAAAACAGTGAACAGTTTTAGGAAACATGCTACTGCTGGAAATATAGCAAAAACCCTggtaaaacaatggaaaaaacTTATTTCTCCAGAAAATAAAAG tggtcaaagaggaagaaaacaaaatactgaaaaagacAGGACAAAATCTTCTGTTTCCAAGGAGATTAAGCCTTCAGATGAGTCCAAGGCACCTGTACTGGCTTCCAGAAGTTCCAGTAGCGCTCCCATTTCTAAAAAGTTGAATAAGCACCATACTTGTAGTGAAAAGACCAAGCAAAGTAGAGATTCTGAGTCTCAAAAAGAAGGTGATAATAAAGAGCATACCAGGAGTGGTTCTAAGCATGCTGCTCAGGGTACCAATCCCCAAGCTAAAGAAAGTGACTTCAAAGACAGAACATCCATAGGCAGCAAGAAAGTTTCAGAAAAGCAGCATTCCTCTGTAACCAAGAAGGACTCACAACCCCTGAAGGAAAGGCCTAGTAAGGATGCTTCCAGACAGGGAAATCCTGAGCACGGgaagaaaccaaaacaagaaatTGTCATAAAAAGCAAAGCCAAATTATCTAGTGATGAGGAGTTGGAGCCCCCTACTATGTCATTTGAATATTATCTTAATTATGACCAGGTTACCAAAAACAGGAAGAGGAAGGCTTGTTCTGCAGGTGAACGGCCAAAGCGCAGCAGTGGACAGATGAAGTGCTCATTACCACAGAAGACTTCAAGATTTTCTCTTGcaaaagagggagaggaagattTAAGAAGTGAGGGTGATCAATCAGAAACTCCCAATAAAAAG ACCAAGGTGGCATCCCTCCAAGATCTTCTTAATACTCCACTGCCTAAATTTCTGACAGGCATCTCAATCTCATCTCCCCCATATGCTGCAGACTTTAAAG CTGTGGTAGAACCTGTGGCAGAAGCACCCCAGCAAGTCAGTGAGATGGTTCAATTCACAGGACGAAGGCTGAACTCTAAAATGCAAGTTTACTCCGGCTCTAAAACAGTCTGTCTTTCAAAGATGCTTACACTATATGAACAGTGCATCCGTGTGCTTCAAAATAATATTGATT CACTACATGAAGTAGGAGGTGTGCCCTTTGAAATTCTTGAGCCTGTACTAACACGTTGCAAACCAGAGCAATTGTTTCGAATAGAGGAATGCAATCCG ACATTTATAGAAGAGTCTGACGACTTGTGGAAGAAACACTGCCAGAGAGATTTTAAAAATGAGAGCCTCCTGGAATATGAGTCTTGGCGTGAAATGTACTTGAGACTGTTTaatcagagagaagaaaaactgaagatacttacaaaaaatattatttcagctcAGTCTGAGAAACCAAAAG GCAGACAAGTAAAAATGGCTTACATGACCAGTGCAGCAAAACCACCCAGGAACATTCGCCGGCAGCAAGAAATCCACGGCACAGCAGGACCTCTCTCCCAACTTCATCCCATAGAGAAGTGCAG AAGGTCAAGGATTCCAGAAAGTGGAGACAGAAATAACACATCATCAAATCCAGTCTGTGCTAGCAACAGTAGTAGCTCTAGCTCAAGCACAGTGACTCAAGATGGAAAGAAGCCTATCAAAA AAATTGCACCAATCATGAAGAAAACTTTGAAAACATTGAAGAGTAGAGCTGGACGACGATAA